TCACACCATCCATGGATGTACTAGTAGCATCGTCGGAAACCAACGAATCACAAACGATAGCTCTGTGACTTGCAGTTTCCAAGGATGTGGTAACACATGTACCAATGTAATTCCATAATGGCATATAAAATCTTAACTTACTAGTTACATCTgatcatatatgtacatttttcctCAGCATAACCGTCCGTCttgaaattttaaatatcaGAGTTACACctataatttcaaaacttttttttgtgGTTTAATATCAAAGCTTTTAAAACATGAAGCTGATCTTACAAACTATCTACACATTACCTTTAGAGACTGTCAGACATTCAAGGCATACTGGCCTTCCTGTATTTAATCACATACTCAGGATAAACCTGGTCAAACGTGAACATGACGAAAATTCCGGGATTGGAATCGCTGTCTACACAGGAGTCATACAGTTCGAATGGATCCTTAGGATTAACCGGTGGTGGTCGGACAAATGATGACTGACCCTTGGCGTACTGACCAACAAGGACTCGGGCCAGGAACATTTCCCCTTCATTACTGTAATGATCCGCGTAGGCCGCAGATTTGGCAAAGTAACTGCCACGACCATATTTGGTGCCTGATGTCTTTCCTGAGAAGCGGAAGTCGAAGCCCTGTCGGCAGATGGCATCCACATACTGTCCGGTTGTACCATGGAATAGCTGTTTTTCATTTGGGTCCTTCTTCTTACGTttcattttttcctttttgctaaaaatgaaaacatggtatggtGAAAACTTCAAATGACTGAAATAAATAGAAATGCTCCCACCTCGATATATCCAACCTATACTAGTTACAGATTGTGTAAAATGCCAACCACTGTATGACAGAGGCATAACAGTGAAACTTTTGACGGCTATACATGATGCTGATATAGATCATTTTAGTAAAACTTATCAACCTAGGTGGTCTAGTACTTTCCCAATGATAACtgaacaaaaaacaataaataaatattgctgtatgataaatgtgtatattatggaatgaagtttgttacagtgGTCGGTGATGATTGAGAGGCCCAGTGAggggacattgtttatatttgtcAGTGATGTGATGGGTAAGAGGCCCCATGAGGggatattgtttatatttgtttatatttgtcaGTGATGTGATGAGTGAGAGGCCCTGTGAggggacattgtttatattgtcAGTGATGTGATGGGTGAGAGGCCCCAAGAggggacattgtttatatttgtcAGTGATTTGAAGAGTGAGAGGCCCTGTGAggggacattgtttatatttgtcAGTGATGTGATGGGTGAGAGGCCCTGTGAggggacattgtttatatttgtcAGTGATGTGAAGTGTGAGAGGCCTCATGTggggacattgtttatatttgtcAGTTGTGTGATGGGTGAGAGGCCCCTGTGAggggacattgtttatattcttGAAGGCTGACCACAAGGCCCCAACCTTGGCGTTCTTGGAATGTTTACTGGGGTAAATGATGAATTTTTCCGTATTTCTAACTGTAGTATAGATAAGAACCCTACCTAACAAAATTCATCCAGAGCTCTCCGTTCTCCACCCGGTCTATCCCCAGGATCTGTGTACTCTGTGACATTGTCATGTAGAACAGGTCCTTGATTTTCCGACACTCATCCTTCACTGATGGTAACGCTGATTCGAGGATCTGGAGGAGAAAATTCATCTGATTGTTATCAAGATAAAATCTGAAATGTATGCAAGTTATATATAATTGGACTTTACTCCAGAAACAAGGAGAAAAGTCAGCataaccatttgtacaattttgagtCACCACCCAATAAGGATGTTacaagtcaaattttgttaaattccggCCAGTTGACATTGCAGTATCACATCAGCTCGCCTTGGTCATTTTGACCATGTGAGCTAAAAATTTGGTCCACAAtttcttgaatttttttttttttttttaactcaaAACGTCACCTAATTATACGTGTAAACAATCTGAATATTAATAATAACTTACCGAAACCCTACTAAAGTGTGAGCTGATACGATTGGAGAGATCAGTGTTTTGGGTACGATCAAACGCCCACTCCATGGGTACATATGACATCAGGGGCTGAGTCAACGGTCCGGTCACTATCATAGCAGAGCTGGCTCCCTGCTGGCTCTTACTCTGAGGATTTCTGGAGGATAACAAGTTTTAAACACTGAAGTAGGTTATCTGTCCGATTTAGTTTGGTTTATCTTGTTTTCTAATGTAGATTAAccaaagtcatttaaagatgtcCATCTAATGCCAAAACAGAAGTCATACACTACTGTATCCAGTATAATCCAAATGTTGTACTGTTGTATCATATAGCGGTGGTATGCAtgcttaaaatgatattttacgcTGCTAGTCTTCACTGGTTCAGTAGGAAAGTTCAGTACTTGGCACTATATAAAGAAAGGGGTAGGTAATGATGATTTTTAGAGTACATATGAAATTGATAGCTAAAACAGTAATCTCTGCAGAAAACTTTGGTTCAAAATTTTATCTAATTACAAACCTTTTCTTTCGCTCTGCTACATCTTTCGGAGCTACAAACACAGGTCTCCGTCGAACGACCCTTTCAGTTTGATAGAAGAGATTCTGTTGTACCATCTTGTCGAAATCCATGAGATACTCGTGACCAAGGGTAGCGAAGCGGAGCTGTCCTGTGGGGTTCTCAAGGTATCTCTGTTCCATTTCTTCACTGCTGATTATAGCTTTGTATCCAGTCACattctgtataattatatcagtttataatacatgtacagctcCGATGTTTTATGATGACTATCTGACATTTCTCTTTTttgttgtttcttgataaaaGAGTGTGACTTTAAAAGCAACCAAACCACAAAAGTTCtaattaacaagagatcccagagggatcttggcgcccatcaaagaatgatctatgtctgaaaatggaaagagggatcttttccctgcttttcaaactttttcaaactttttcaaacagtCTCCATGCGAAATTTAAGACAGGtcgcttcattactttctgagaaacagtggTAAAATCTAAGATGGCAGCCGGttagccatcttgttgactgatgaGACCCAAAGGTTCTATGCACAACTTGGGACAAAGGggaacctatgcatggaatttgagagatatcccttcagtaatttctgacaGTAGCGGtaactattaaaatcaaagatggctgtcagttggccatcttgttgaccgacagatctcaaaatgcaatttgcacaactagggtcctaggggaacctatatatgaaatttgagaaagatcccttcagtactttctgtgaaatagcggtaactaattttaactatcaaatccaATATTGCCGCcaggcgaccatcttgttgacagataagtcccaaaatgcaatatgcacaactaggttcCTTAGGgggacctacatatgaaatttgaaaatgatcccttcagtactttctgagaaatggcgGTAACAAGAATTTTTGAAATCGGGAAGGACAGAAGAACGGAAGGACGGACAGACGATGGACCACGGATGAAAAGTGGATTGAATAGCCCACCacctgatgatggtgggctaaaaaagaATTGagtcaaataaatcaaaaccaCCAATCTTAGATTTTACAATCTGAATCAAAGCAGAATGTTTTTTAAATGCTTTCAACTAAATGCTTACTGGCTCgggaataaaaaaatatttttgcttcttatttttgatatttttttcatgaatgtaAATCTCCTTGATTCCATGTATGTCCTAGTCCCTGTCTCGATCTATACCTGTTCTCCATACTCGCGCCAAGCCTGACCCTCGTCTAGCCAGAACCACTTCCACTGTGTTGCTAGTGAGGTAAACTTCTCTGCTCCTGATGACGCTGTAGACAATCTCCGTACCTGACGAGACATGTTATTTTTGTCGACCCCAGTCATAGTGTCAAAGTTGAGCTGAACTACCACTGGAGGCCTGAGTGAGAGACAAAAATGAGAAAGACTTTGTAAATACAAGAGTATAGATTTCTTATTGGTCAGGAAACAGTCATACTGAAACAATAGGTATACTGAAACAAtagttataataaaacaataacaatctatttttaaacATACATGGTATTTGTCAAGGCATGTAGAATAATAGTTACTGGAGAACTTTTCAGTCTGGAGGTTCCTCACCAaccatttcaattttttatgaTCTTTGTTCGTAAATATTGATTACATCACCTTGTAACCATGGTGAATACTAGCCACAGTATATCTCTCGGCAGTCCAAtttagagagaacttctctagCTAAATTGGTCAAGCATAAGAATacttattatacagtaaaccATATTAATAACAAACCTCTGGAGCCTAGtttgttatacaaatattacagACATCTCATAGGAACCTTGACGAAGaatgacaattacaatgttATAAGTATGAATCTGTTGTAACCGTGTTTGTTATTACGTGTTTTACAGTACTAACGTGTCAGGAGTTCTTAATTTGATTTCTAGCACAGACAATGATTGTCatgtaaatcatttatataaaatcatacGCTGTATCATACTTAtatcacaggcgtctgcttctggtttgataaaaatataataattaacctacccctactatatgaatAAGGTGAGACACTCCGATACTTTAACTGTGGAACGGAAGTGGAACTCTTCAAGCGAGCAGTTGCACAAAgcaatctgattggtcaattaatttaattaaccatttaaccaatcagattaACTGCTTGCATGAAAGATCAACTTCCGTTCCATAGTTGATACATCGTTCGCTACTTGGATACTTTGTGTCCTAgctgttttatattaaaaaaacgtAACTTCGCGACAAAAAACTGGCATACATTGCAAAAAGAGGATTCTTAATTAAGGTACACTGATTAAATGAGCGGACACtcaatattttcatgaaatttggTTTAATTTCAAAGTGAATTGGAGCGTACCCTCAACTTCCGGTTCATGGAGTGTCTCACCTTGTttatatagtaggggtaggatattttatttttccaaaaccagatgcagacgcccGTGCTTATATCAAGTGAGAAAGAAAATAGTTACTCACGTAACAGTCGTAAGTTTTACAAAACATTCATTCTTGTTTACATCACTGTAATTTATTTCCAGATCTACATTTAAATTCGGAGGAAGATCGACCCATTTCTGTCCAGCCTCGCGATATTGCCACTGGTATGGAAGGTTTTTGTGGGACTTGTGACAGCCTCGGCCGAATCCACATCGCCCTCGTAGATGGAAGATACAGATCTCCTTGTTAGGGTGGGCCTGTGGGGGACCTTCCATCTCTTCATCAGAACTCTCATCCTGGCTCTGTAAGCTCAACTGGGACATTTGTCTGAATGGAATAAATGACACATGCATAATTTATTATGTGTTTATAATAAGATATTTCTGGTATTTTCTTGAGATATGTTTTATGTGGAGAATTATGAATAACAAAACagttttttatatttgatatatccTAAAAGTACCCCTTGCTTAATTTTCTATGAAGGCATATTAATACCTCTAGCCTataaacagtaacaaacttAGAAACATTCAAACGATCATGATCCATATCACTACaaagatatttttctttctatttcaaaatatttaatgtcaAGTCACTTGAAATTTAACTATGAAGCTAAAACATTGATGCTTTTACAGATGGACACCAAATCATTTTTGTCAAGAATTCATTATTTGTTAAAAGAAGTGCCTCCATTGTGACTTTGGTCACTTAGTTATTACCCTTTCTACAGCACATTCAggctttatgtttacctttgtGTTTGAGCAGTGGTGGAGGAACTCTGACTGCTCTGGCTCACGTTGTCTTGCAGATCTTTAGAACTCAATACAGACTCTCTTAAATCTGCTAAAATCTCTTTGGGCGCTCGTTTCAAGTTGATGCCATGTTTAGCAAGGATTTCTGTAAATTGATGAGTACTTCAAATTTCAACTTCAAGTGAATAAAACCAGAAACATGTAAAGGCATACTAAACAGGTATAACATAATGAACAGAACTTCAGCTGTATTTTGACTTAATTTATTCCAGGTTTAAATCTTAACGTTAAAGCATTTGGTCCTAAGATCCGTACCGTTACATGATGGTAAACTACTGATAATACAGACACTGCATGATTCAAAATCTGAAGTTTGGACTCAATAGATAGATTGTATTTTCAATGCATGCTATCTGATGTCTAATCTGGAACTGACCAGTACTATCTCCAACAAGTTTTTGGATAAAAATCAACAATTGATTTTTTACAAATTGAAACTTTTGCCCGTCAATATTTCCTTTTAGTAGAATACAAATTTAGttatatgttataaatagaAGATTTTACACGAATAGCCATGAtacacaaagaaaacaaaagagtTACCGCAACGCACCTCTGACATGTGTATTATTAATATCATGGTTCCTTTTGCATCCCTGACCAAATTTACACTGGCTCATCACGTAGTGTCGACAGATGTGGAGATACGGACAGGGTATACCTTGGGTGATATTTCTACATCCTGCTGCTCCTACATTATAAAACTTACAGATGTGGGGTAGTGTGGACTCCGTCCTGCTCTCTGAGGACTGAAACAAGTATCTTAGTTCCTGTACTGTTAGATGAGACAGCCACTGTTGCTGTAGAACAGATCTGTTATGCTGTGTAGTCAGATCATGACCAAACATACAAGTACCTTCCTGGATTTTTGAAAACCTACATGAATTTGATAACAGGTAAAATTTGCAGATATGTAACTTGTCGCAAACAGGAAAGCCCATGCATGCAGTTTTCCTTGTACAATGTTCACTACACAAACCAAGCTTAGACACAGCCTGGATAACGTCTAAGTTTGTACCCTCCTTCCTTGTGATGAGAAAATTGTTTGGATAACTTCTAAATAGCATGTGTAATTGTGGTTCATTCATCCGGGGCAAATCCCTGGCATAGTTGTAAATCTCCACTGCCAAATCGCGTACGTAGAGGGGCCCGCCTACATGACATAATAACTTGATGGCGGCCTGTACGATGGCTCCAGCTTGAATGTCATTCTGAGGGTTCGTCATTTGTGGAGGTATCGCCTGCATTTGGTGATAATAGGGGTGCGCCATCATAGCACCGTTGGGTGGAACTTCGGGCACCCCCGGGTTACCGGTAAACTGAAAGTAGCTCATGTCATTAGTGACGTCACTTCCGGAAAGGTTAATACTATCAACAGGAATCAGGAAAGTAGTACTGTCAGGATTGCTACCCGACTACATATACATGGGTAACATCTCTTAAGACAGTAGTTTAGATACAagttagtgattttttttttaatatatttctaagCATATTGATCAATATTGTTGCACTTATCTTTTTCAAGCTATTAGCCAAGAATTTCTTGACAAACTCAGATTTTTTTAAACACTTGCCAGGAATGAGTCGAGTTGaatgatatacattttaaatttgtatttatatatatgccaAATGCATTACATTGCCCACAGTTTATATCACCaagataatattgaaaacaaGCAGAATGatgtattaaaataatcaaaattgaaaaagaaaaggcgatgaagattttttttttaagttgtgATTGATACCCACTGCTGCAAAAACCCCACGTAAAATAACGAAATAAAGTTCCTCTAATAGttgtaaaacaaggttatatttcctttttttttatcttatagCTATACGTTACTCTGATGGACTCGGTATTGCAATTTGAACAAATGTAATTtcgctccactacgacacactCCAATGCTGGATCGGAAATTCGTTCACCTATATTTTGGTACacgtatgtacatgtacatgtagctcgagatactctggcactgacaccagacttaggccgttttcgattatacggtttgacttgttggacctagttgttcgttttattaattaaagacggacctggggaattttcattgttttcagacgagtcTAAGCAAAGCCCTCAGAGGCCTGTATCAAAATCTGCAGGTCCATCAAGATtcatacttgaaataatgactttaatcaatggtcgaaccggttgttccgaataaacgaaaacggccttaGTCATTATGACAGATGTCGGCAGTTAAAGTCCAGATATCTCGGgctaatgtacatgtatcaaatacTTATTAAAGGTAGAAATCATACTTATCAATTTGAAacaaagaaagagaaaaaagaattttaaagtgttattttaaatatttaaatttcacACAAACATTCATTGACTACGTTTGACCATCGTACCTCCAAAGAATGGCCGAAGTTATCCCGTATGAGCATACGTCTCCTGGAGCCTGGATGTTTTTTGAGAGTAAATCTGTCTTTTTCGTCGTTTTCGACAACTCTTTTAACGTCGGCGTATTTGAAATCTTCCAAGGAGGAAAGTTCCAAAATGTCGTCTACAAACAAATATCCTTCTGCAACGCAAGGACAATGAATGttgttataattaaattaagtaattttatATCAAAGACTGAGTTGAAATACATGAAACGATCCAATTTTGATACAAGACATACCGCCCCCGAACTTTTTAGCTAAGTTCTAGTAACCATGTGGCAAGTAGTTCGAGAGTACGAATGcatatagttacatataaatgaTACAATAGTGTTATGGAGACGTGCATTCCGATCAGACTGGCCAGACAATACCTAGTAGGCAAGATTTCTGTCCTCGGGTTAATGGAGAATATTATACCAACAAATTGCAGATAAGGATCTACACTTATAAGAAACAAGTGACGCAATATTACAATTTTGGGTGTCTTAAATGTACAAACCTTCCATCAACGTGAGTCCCTCATTTTCCGCCCCGTGACGTAAAAGTTTTGCCAGTGTCCTCGAGAGATACTCATCTGGGTTATCGTGCTGTCAGAGATAAATGTCAGGGTTGTAAGCTtctaagg
The nucleotide sequence above comes from Argopecten irradians isolate NY chromosome 1, Ai_NY, whole genome shotgun sequence. Encoded proteins:
- the LOC138314659 gene encoding protein mono-ADP-ribosyltransferase PARP12-like isoform X4; this encodes MSYFQFTGNPGVPEVPPNGAMMAHPYYHQMQAIPPQMTNPQNDIQAGAIVQAAIKLLCHVGGPLYVRDLAVEIYNYARDLPRMNEPQLHMLFRSYPNNFLITRKEGTNLDVIQAVSKLGLCSEHCTRKTACMGFPVCDKLHICKFYLLSNSCRFSKIQEGTCMFGHDLTTQHNRSVLQQQWLSHLTVQELRYLFQSSESRTESTLPHICKFYNVGAAGCRNITQGIPCPYLHICRHYVMSQCKFGQGCKRNHDINNTHVREILAKHGINLKRAPKEILADLRESVLSSKDLQDNVSQSSQSSSTTAQTQRQMSQLSLQSQDESSDEEMEGPPQAHPNKEICIFHLRGRCGFGRGCHKSHKNLPYQWQYREAGQKWVDLPPNLNVDLEINYSDVNKNECFVKLTTVTPPVVVQLNFDTMTGVDKNNMSRQVRRLSTASSGAEKFTSLATQWKWFWLDEGQAWREYGEQNVTGYKAIISSEEMEQRYLENPTGQLRFATLGHEYLMDFDKMVQQNLFYQTERVVRRRPVFVAPKDVAERKKRNPQSKSQQGASSAMIVTGPLTQPLMSYVPMEWAFDRTQNTDLSNRISSHFSRVSILESALPSVKDECRKIKDLFYMTMSQSTQILGIDRVENGELWMNFVSKKEKMKRKKKDPNEKQLFHGTTGQYVDAICRQGFDFRFSGKTSGTKYGRGSYFAKSAAYADHYSNEGEMFLARVLVGQYAKGQSSFVRPPPVNPKDPFELYDSCVDSDSNPGIFVMFTFDQVYPEYVIKYRKASMP
- the LOC138314659 gene encoding protein mono-ADP-ribosyltransferase PARP12-like isoform X3, which codes for MLIRDNFGHSLEFTGNPGVPEVPPNGAMMAHPYYHQMQAIPPQMTNPQNDIQAGAIVQAAIKLLCHVGGPLYVRDLAVEIYNYARDLPRMNEPQLHMLFRSYPNNFLITRKEGTNLDVIQAVSKLGLCSEHCTRKTACMGFPVCDKLHICKFYLLSNSCRFSKIQEGTCMFGHDLTTQHNRSVLQQQWLSHLTVQELRYLFQSSESRTESTLPHICKFYNVGAAGCRNITQGIPCPYLHICRHYVMSQCKFGQGCKRNHDINNTHVREILAKHGINLKRAPKEILADLRESVLSSKDLQDNVSQSSQSSSTTAQTQRQMSQLSLQSQDESSDEEMEGPPQAHPNKEICIFHLRGRCGFGRGCHKSHKNLPYQWQYREAGQKWVDLPPNLNVDLEINYSDVNKNECFVKLTTVTPPVVVQLNFDTMTGVDKNNMSRQVRRLSTASSGAEKFTSLATQWKWFWLDEGQAWREYGEQNVTGYKAIISSEEMEQRYLENPTGQLRFATLGHEYLMDFDKMVQQNLFYQTERVVRRRPVFVAPKDVAERKKRNPQSKSQQGASSAMIVTGPLTQPLMSYVPMEWAFDRTQNTDLSNRISSHFSRVSILESALPSVKDECRKIKDLFYMTMSQSTQILGIDRVENGELWMNFVSKKEKMKRKKKDPNEKQLFHGTTGQYVDAICRQGFDFRFSGKTSGTKYGRGSYFAKSAAYADHYSNEGEMFLARVLVGQYAKGQSSFVRPPPVNPKDPFELYDSCVDSDSNPGIFVMFTFDQVYPEYVIKYRKASMP
- the LOC138314659 gene encoding protein mono-ADP-ribosyltransferase PARP12-like isoform X1, which translates into the protein MAARRQRSQHDNPDEYLSRTLAKLLRHGAENEGLTLMEEGYLFVDDILELSSLEDFKYADVKRVVENDEKDRFTLKKHPGSRRRMLIRDNFGHSLEFTGNPGVPEVPPNGAMMAHPYYHQMQAIPPQMTNPQNDIQAGAIVQAAIKLLCHVGGPLYVRDLAVEIYNYARDLPRMNEPQLHMLFRSYPNNFLITRKEGTNLDVIQAVSKLGLCSEHCTRKTACMGFPVCDKLHICKFYLLSNSCRFSKIQEGTCMFGHDLTTQHNRSVLQQQWLSHLTVQELRYLFQSSESRTESTLPHICKFYNVGAAGCRNITQGIPCPYLHICRHYVMSQCKFGQGCKRNHDINNTHVREILAKHGINLKRAPKEILADLRESVLSSKDLQDNVSQSSQSSSTTAQTQRQMSQLSLQSQDESSDEEMEGPPQAHPNKEICIFHLRGRCGFGRGCHKSHKNLPYQWQYREAGQKWVDLPPNLNVDLEINYSDVNKNECFVKLTTVTPPVVVQLNFDTMTGVDKNNMSRQVRRLSTASSGAEKFTSLATQWKWFWLDEGQAWREYGEQNVTGYKAIISSEEMEQRYLENPTGQLRFATLGHEYLMDFDKMVQQNLFYQTERVVRRRPVFVAPKDVAERKKRNPQSKSQQGASSAMIVTGPLTQPLMSYVPMEWAFDRTQNTDLSNRISSHFSRVSILESALPSVKDECRKIKDLFYMTMSQSTQILGIDRVENGELWMNFVSKKEKMKRKKKDPNEKQLFHGTTGQYVDAICRQGFDFRFSGKTSGTKYGRGSYFAKSAAYADHYSNEGEMFLARVLVGQYAKGQSSFVRPPPVNPKDPFELYDSCVDSDSNPGIFVMFTFDQVYPEYVIKYRKASMP
- the LOC138314659 gene encoding protein mono-ADP-ribosyltransferase PARP12-like isoform X2, with product MEEGYLFVDDILELSSLEDFKYADVKRVVENDEKDRFTLKKHPGSRRRMLIRDNFGHSLEFTGNPGVPEVPPNGAMMAHPYYHQMQAIPPQMTNPQNDIQAGAIVQAAIKLLCHVGGPLYVRDLAVEIYNYARDLPRMNEPQLHMLFRSYPNNFLITRKEGTNLDVIQAVSKLGLCSEHCTRKTACMGFPVCDKLHICKFYLLSNSCRFSKIQEGTCMFGHDLTTQHNRSVLQQQWLSHLTVQELRYLFQSSESRTESTLPHICKFYNVGAAGCRNITQGIPCPYLHICRHYVMSQCKFGQGCKRNHDINNTHVREILAKHGINLKRAPKEILADLRESVLSSKDLQDNVSQSSQSSSTTAQTQRQMSQLSLQSQDESSDEEMEGPPQAHPNKEICIFHLRGRCGFGRGCHKSHKNLPYQWQYREAGQKWVDLPPNLNVDLEINYSDVNKNECFVKLTTVTPPVVVQLNFDTMTGVDKNNMSRQVRRLSTASSGAEKFTSLATQWKWFWLDEGQAWREYGEQNVTGYKAIISSEEMEQRYLENPTGQLRFATLGHEYLMDFDKMVQQNLFYQTERVVRRRPVFVAPKDVAERKKRNPQSKSQQGASSAMIVTGPLTQPLMSYVPMEWAFDRTQNTDLSNRISSHFSRVSILESALPSVKDECRKIKDLFYMTMSQSTQILGIDRVENGELWMNFVSKKEKMKRKKKDPNEKQLFHGTTGQYVDAICRQGFDFRFSGKTSGTKYGRGSYFAKSAAYADHYSNEGEMFLARVLVGQYAKGQSSFVRPPPVNPKDPFELYDSCVDSDSNPGIFVMFTFDQVYPEYVIKYRKASMP